Proteins encoded within one genomic window of Prauserella marina:
- a CDS encoding short chain dehydrogenase, with amino-acid sequence MRVLAVGGAGTIGRRLVPALRSRGHEVVVAGRESGDVHVDLASPGTVEDMYHAVGAVDGVVSIAAHGALDEFGSLTSAELRENMRAKFFGQVDLVLAGQRHCADGASFTLTSGIFADEAWPGVTGGAVINAALHGFVLSAAVELPRGMRINAVSPTMIGDSVAVFVDHFPGMRPVPMDELIGHYLHCVEGGDTGHIIRAYG; translated from the coding sequence CATCGGGAGAAGGCTGGTCCCCGCGCTGCGATCCCGTGGTCACGAGGTGGTCGTCGCGGGGCGCGAATCGGGTGACGTACATGTGGACCTGGCTTCGCCGGGCACCGTCGAGGACATGTACCACGCTGTCGGCGCTGTTGACGGGGTCGTGAGCATCGCGGCACACGGCGCTCTCGACGAGTTCGGCTCACTCACGTCGGCGGAACTGCGGGAGAACATGCGAGCCAAGTTCTTCGGGCAGGTCGATCTGGTCCTCGCCGGTCAGCGACATTGTGCCGACGGCGCTTCGTTCACGCTGACGTCGGGCATCTTCGCCGACGAGGCGTGGCCGGGTGTGACCGGTGGCGCGGTCATCAACGCCGCGCTGCACGGTTTCGTCCTTTCGGCTGCCGTCGAGCTGCCGAGGGGCATGCGGATCAACGCGGTCAGCCCGACGATGATCGGAGACTCGGTCGCAGTGTTCGTCGACCACTTTCCAGGGATGCGCCCCGTGCCGATGGATGAGCTGATCGGCCATTACCTCCACTGCGTGGAAGGTGGGGACACCGGGCACATCATCCGGGCGTACGGCTGA
- a CDS encoding TetR/AcrR family transcriptional regulator — MRSEISPKGQRELTFTERMRRAQIIDAATRALAAHGFGGASLTKIAAEVGISKGLVLYHFGSRTELMREVVFAQYGRMAGAALEGIDWKGSATAILRDLITRSIRVSLERGEVRRAIAEVIGNLRDGDGRHVITFDQKDDIYTGFEKVYRQGQESGEFRDFEPRPMAVIQQSSVDGAVNYLESHVDTDASDFSDSVADLLIAAVRSENQGHPGETP, encoded by the coding sequence GTGCGGTCAGAGATTTCACCAAAAGGTCAGCGAGAGCTGACTTTCACCGAGCGGATGCGGCGTGCGCAGATCATCGACGCCGCGACAAGGGCGCTCGCCGCTCACGGTTTCGGTGGTGCCTCGCTGACCAAGATCGCGGCCGAAGTGGGGATCTCCAAGGGTTTGGTGCTCTACCACTTCGGCAGCAGGACCGAGCTGATGCGCGAGGTCGTCTTCGCGCAATACGGGAGAATGGCGGGTGCCGCGCTCGAAGGGATCGACTGGAAGGGCTCGGCCACCGCGATATTGCGCGACCTGATCACTCGCTCCATCCGGGTCAGTCTCGAACGCGGGGAAGTGCGCCGCGCGATCGCCGAGGTCATCGGCAACCTGCGCGATGGCGATGGTCGACACGTCATCACGTTCGACCAGAAGGACGACATCTACACCGGATTCGAGAAGGTCTACCGGCAGGGCCAGGAGTCGGGTGAGTTCCGCGACTTCGAGCCACGACCGATGGCCGTCATTCAGCAGTCCTCCGTGGACGGTGCGGTGAACTACCTTGAGTCGCATGTGGATACCGATGCGTCTGACTTCTCCGATAGTGTTGCCGATCTGCTGATCGCCGCCGTGCGTTCGGAAAACCAGGGACATCCGGGGGAAACGCCATGA
- a CDS encoding amidohydrolase family protein, with protein MSHAETTIISRVRVFTGEGPVRDDVDVVVSNGRIERVSVERVDLPGARVIHGAGKTLIPGLIDAHVHLDYLTARSRPHAAVWTRFMLRSALRKLLENGITGIRCMGDPLGQITKLKRKVNAGKIAGPRMSAAGPVLTAHGGHPSSTVCGDNPWLRRNMVVHLDNEDDARAAVRRLHGAGVDVIKFVYQGGRYAESDVVLGKLPLDVVKAIITEAHRLGLPASGHTHYEDDVNDLLDAGVDSLEHGVIEHDLAEGDTVSRWKAAGTKLVPTLTIAAFVKDENGKPYLDRASRNLARAAEAGVPIVAGTDSMVGAMPANSLHDELRHMVAAGLSPADALSAATADAANFLGLEGRGMIAEGAVADLVLLNSDPLEEIENVGDIDRVFQDGRIVYHTQVPKRPVLREYVAREPTLSFVDRTKATASSEAFLRYDTSQFAEDGVRVLSYVDSETGTLLRRESVTSGPDLVTLQWTCEIPADDTELHAERTERHVKLEGRFQGTPVSRTYPLRGRIWMQSLMFDPATFVVGPDEKLSIVSMGTSGRGALELTDFEVAKTGSTSQGRREVVTAELVMPQWKRFWGALLTYDADSGDLLRYQIRGKKASTVERVV; from the coding sequence ATGAGCCACGCCGAAACCACGATCATCAGCAGGGTCCGGGTTTTCACCGGCGAAGGTCCCGTCCGCGATGACGTCGACGTCGTCGTCTCGAATGGACGGATCGAGCGAGTGTCGGTGGAACGAGTCGACTTGCCGGGTGCGCGCGTCATCCACGGTGCGGGCAAAACTCTCATTCCCGGGCTGATCGACGCACATGTGCACCTCGACTACCTGACCGCCCGCAGCAGGCCGCACGCTGCTGTGTGGACGCGTTTCATGCTGCGATCCGCGTTGCGCAAGCTGCTGGAGAACGGGATCACTGGGATCCGGTGTATGGGCGATCCGCTCGGTCAGATCACCAAGCTGAAACGAAAAGTCAACGCGGGGAAGATCGCTGGGCCGCGCATGTCGGCGGCAGGACCGGTGCTCACCGCGCACGGTGGCCATCCTTCGAGCACGGTGTGCGGGGACAATCCGTGGCTGCGAAGGAACATGGTCGTGCACCTCGACAACGAGGACGACGCGCGCGCCGCCGTGCGGCGCCTTCACGGCGCCGGTGTCGACGTCATCAAGTTCGTCTATCAGGGCGGGCGGTATGCCGAGAGTGACGTGGTGCTCGGGAAACTGCCGCTGGACGTGGTCAAGGCGATCATCACCGAGGCACACCGGCTCGGCCTTCCGGCCAGCGGTCATACCCACTACGAGGACGATGTGAACGATCTACTCGACGCCGGTGTGGACAGTCTTGAACACGGCGTCATCGAACACGACCTTGCCGAAGGCGACACCGTGAGTCGCTGGAAAGCGGCGGGAACCAAGTTGGTGCCCACGCTGACCATTGCCGCGTTCGTCAAGGACGAAAACGGAAAGCCTTACCTCGATCGCGCGAGCAGGAACCTCGCCCGTGCGGCCGAAGCGGGGGTGCCGATCGTCGCGGGCACCGACAGCATGGTCGGCGCGATGCCGGCGAACTCGCTGCACGACGAACTCCGGCACATGGTCGCGGCTGGGCTTTCGCCCGCCGACGCGCTCAGCGCGGCGACCGCGGATGCCGCGAACTTTCTCGGCCTTGAGGGCCGAGGAATGATCGCCGAAGGAGCCGTCGCCGATCTCGTTTTGCTCAACTCCGATCCGTTGGAGGAGATCGAGAACGTCGGCGACATAGACAGGGTCTTCCAAGACGGAAGGATCGTCTATCACACGCAGGTACCCAAACGCCCGGTACTGCGGGAATACGTGGCTCGTGAACCTACACTGTCCTTTGTTGATCGGACAAAGGCCACCGCGTCGAGTGAGGCGTTCCTGCGATATGACACCAGTCAATTCGCCGAAGACGGTGTCCGGGTGCTCAGCTATGTCGACTCGGAAACCGGTACCCTGCTGCGAAGGGAGTCGGTCACATCGGGGCCGGATCTGGTGACTCTACAGTGGACCTGCGAGATCCCGGCCGACGACACGGAGCTCCACGCCGAGCGGACCGAACGGCATGTGAAGCTTGAGGGGCGGTTCCAGGGAACGCCGGTCTCGCGGACGTATCCGTTGCGGGGCAGGATATGGATGCAGTCGCTGATGTTCGATCCCGCCACGTTCGTCGTCGGTCCCGACGAGAAGCTGTCGATCGTCTCGATGGGCACCTCAGGTCGCGGCGCGTTGGAGCTGACTGATTTCGAGGTGGCGAAGACCGGGTCCACTTCACAGGGGCGTCGCGAGGTGGTCACCGCCGAACTGGTGATGCCGCAATGGAAACGATTCTGGGGAGCGCTGCTCACCTACGATGCCGACAGCGGAGATCTGCTGCGCTACCAGATCAGAGGCAAGAAAGCCTCCACTGTGGAACGAGTGGTGTGA
- the eccCa gene encoding type VII secretion protein EccCa → MGTIIVKRPLRRPAPDLPSGEVVLESPPENPGPGQKNWTRTLMILPMLAGTAGMALMMTAGRSGPLMYVAGGLYGFAILGMILFQIMSQAGGGPSKQEMLENRRKYMRRLSKLRAQVRDTIERQRLAMFYRHPNPDQLWSTAHSARLWERRPDDWDFTILRIGVGSQELATPLVPPDTKPVDELEPLCAMALRKFVTTYSTVPDLPVAVALRGFSRIYVTGDQERKRAFARALMAQLATFHAPGDVVAAFCINPDDREKWEWAKWIPHALHPSKQDAIGPIRLVAPSISSVEAMLDDVLANRPRFSPGAITGDGNTHVVVFLDGGETAGSEHLMIDGGVEGVTLVSLSAPPPRILDATTLVLDIDAEGAMNSRTMDGEGTIGKADALDIPGIYGLARSLAPMRLSALSTSEQPLANSLELTDLLGLGDPYEFDLSEAWATRSNRDRLRVPIGLNSDGRLMELDLKESAQDGMGPHGLLVGATGSGKSELLRTLVLALAVTHDSEILNFVLVDFKGGATFTKLDRLAHTSAVITNLSDELHLVDRMLDAIQGELLRRQELLRSAGNYGSQRDYEKARAAGAPLDPLPALLVIVDEFSELLTARPDFIDMFVQIGRVGRSLGVHLLLASQRLEEGKLRGLDSHLSYRIGLRTFSAMESRAAIGSPDAFQLPRSPGNGFLRSGTDDLLRFRAAYVSGVHRKGGAPVRTDNQGRQLDPVQDYSTRYARPRIAEEPVAEAKPDESEEVGETLLDVLVERLEGRGRPAHQVWLPPLDEPSTLDQLLGPLVATRDRGLTTENTELHGNLRAAAGIIDRPAEQRRDVCWLDLEGSGGHVLVIGGPHSGKSTALRSIMGSLALTHTPEEVQFVCLDFGGGGMAAMRNLAHVSSIAGRRQVNEVRRSIAEAYTLMMQREQRFTEYGIDSMATYRKQRKAGRHKDDPFGDLFIVIDGWATLRSEFEKVEPTINELVNRGLGFGIHILAAANRWMDLRMNVRDMFGSRVEMRLGDPIDSSFGRRQAASVPANSPGRGLSPDGGQLLAAVPRIDNTSSDTDLADAIGAFADAINGTWTGRTAPRVRLLPAELPFSQLPPASEGPGIPVGISEHDLGPAYLNFEAEPHLLLFGDVECGKSNFLRALATGIMNRYSPEGAQIAVIDYRRSLLGLIPDEYLIGYSTTNKMVKEMVDVTIGAMQKRLPGGNITPDQLKKRSWWKGPELFLLVDDFDLVAPSSHDNPLRPLLDYLTQGRDIGLHLVLTRRSGGAGRAMFDPVVSRIRDLASPGIMMSGKREEGPLIGNRRPEELPPGRGWLITRGEGERLVQFAHLPQED, encoded by the coding sequence ACGGATTCGCCATTCTCGGCATGATCCTGTTCCAGATCATGAGCCAGGCAGGCGGCGGCCCCAGCAAGCAGGAGATGCTGGAGAACCGGCGCAAGTACATGAGGCGGCTCAGCAAGCTGAGGGCGCAGGTGCGCGACACCATCGAACGGCAGCGCCTCGCCATGTTCTACCGGCATCCGAACCCGGACCAGTTGTGGTCGACGGCGCACAGTGCCAGGTTATGGGAGCGAAGGCCGGACGACTGGGACTTCACGATCTTGCGGATCGGCGTCGGCAGCCAGGAGCTGGCGACACCCCTCGTGCCACCCGACACGAAACCGGTCGACGAACTGGAGCCGCTGTGCGCGATGGCGCTCCGGAAGTTCGTCACCACGTACTCGACCGTTCCCGACCTTCCCGTCGCCGTCGCGTTGCGCGGATTCTCGAGGATCTACGTCACCGGTGATCAGGAGAGAAAGCGCGCGTTCGCGCGTGCGTTGATGGCCCAGCTCGCGACTTTCCACGCACCCGGCGACGTCGTCGCCGCCTTCTGCATCAACCCCGACGACAGGGAAAAGTGGGAGTGGGCGAAATGGATCCCCCACGCCCTCCATCCGTCCAAACAGGACGCTATTGGCCCGATTCGCCTGGTGGCACCGAGTATCAGCTCGGTGGAAGCGATGCTGGACGACGTACTGGCAAACCGGCCGAGGTTCAGCCCAGGCGCCATCACCGGCGACGGCAACACCCACGTCGTCGTTTTCCTCGACGGAGGGGAAACGGCCGGCTCCGAACACCTCATGATCGACGGCGGTGTCGAGGGCGTCACGCTGGTGAGCCTTTCCGCTCCGCCTCCCCGCATCCTCGACGCGACGACCTTGGTACTGGACATCGACGCCGAGGGGGCGATGAACAGCCGCACGATGGACGGCGAGGGCACGATCGGCAAGGCCGACGCCCTCGACATCCCGGGCATCTACGGGCTCGCCCGCAGCCTGGCCCCCATGCGCCTTTCCGCACTGTCCACAAGCGAGCAACCGCTTGCGAACTCGCTTGAGCTGACCGATTTGCTCGGTCTGGGTGATCCCTACGAATTCGATCTGTCGGAGGCGTGGGCCACGCGATCGAACAGGGACCGCCTTCGCGTGCCGATCGGATTGAACTCCGATGGCAGGCTGATGGAACTCGACCTCAAGGAGTCGGCCCAGGACGGGATGGGCCCGCACGGTCTACTCGTCGGCGCGACCGGTTCGGGCAAATCGGAACTTCTGCGCACACTGGTGCTCGCGCTCGCCGTGACGCACGACTCCGAGATCCTCAACTTCGTGCTCGTCGACTTCAAGGGTGGCGCCACCTTCACGAAACTCGACCGGCTCGCGCACACGAGCGCCGTGATCACCAACCTTTCCGACGAATTGCACCTCGTCGACCGCATGCTCGACGCGATACAGGGCGAGCTGCTGCGAAGGCAGGAATTGCTACGTAGCGCGGGTAACTACGGGTCACAGCGCGACTACGAGAAGGCTCGCGCGGCCGGTGCTCCACTCGACCCGCTTCCCGCCCTGCTCGTCATCGTCGACGAGTTCTCGGAGTTGCTCACCGCCCGCCCCGACTTCATCGACATGTTCGTGCAGATCGGCCGAGTCGGGCGTTCACTCGGCGTCCACCTGTTGCTCGCCTCGCAGCGGCTGGAGGAAGGCAAGCTGCGCGGCCTCGACTCGCACCTTTCCTACCGCATCGGCCTTCGAACCTTCTCCGCCATGGAGAGCAGGGCAGCCATCGGATCTCCGGACGCCTTCCAGCTTCCGCGCTCGCCGGGTAACGGCTTCCTGCGCTCGGGCACGGACGATCTGCTGCGGTTCAGGGCCGCCTATGTCTCCGGCGTTCACCGCAAGGGTGGCGCGCCCGTCCGCACCGACAACCAGGGCAGGCAGCTCGACCCCGTCCAGGACTACTCGACGCGGTACGCGAGGCCCCGGATCGCGGAGGAGCCAGTCGCCGAGGCCAAACCGGACGAGTCGGAAGAAGTCGGCGAAACACTGCTTGATGTTCTCGTCGAACGGCTTGAGGGAAGGGGAAGGCCAGCCCACCAGGTGTGGCTTCCGCCACTCGACGAGCCGTCGACGCTCGACCAGTTGCTCGGCCCGCTCGTCGCCACGAGGGATCGTGGCCTGACGACCGAGAACACCGAACTTCACGGCAACCTCCGCGCGGCGGCGGGCATCATCGACCGGCCCGCCGAGCAGCGGCGTGACGTGTGCTGGCTGGATCTCGAAGGCTCCGGCGGCCACGTCCTCGTCATCGGCGGACCGCACAGCGGGAAGAGCACCGCGCTCCGCTCGATCATGGGCAGTCTCGCGCTCACCCACACACCAGAGGAAGTGCAGTTCGTCTGCCTCGACTTCGGCGGCGGCGGAATGGCCGCGATGCGCAACCTCGCGCACGTCAGCAGCATCGCGGGCCGCAGGCAGGTCAACGAGGTGCGGCGCAGTATCGCCGAGGCCTACACGCTGATGATGCAGCGGGAACAGCGCTTCACCGAATACGGCATCGACAGCATGGCCACCTACCGCAAGCAGCGGAAGGCAGGAAGGCACAAGGACGACCCGTTCGGCGACCTCTTCATCGTCATCGACGGCTGGGCGACCCTCCGCAGTGAGTTCGAGAAGGTCGAACCCACGATCAACGAGCTGGTCAACAGGGGTCTCGGCTTCGGAATCCACATCCTCGCCGCGGCGAACCGCTGGATGGACCTGCGCATGAACGTGCGCGACATGTTCGGCAGCAGGGTCGAGATGCGACTCGGCGACCCGATCGACTCCTCGTTCGGCAGGAGGCAGGCCGCGAGCGTTCCGGCCAATTCGCCAGGCAGGGGCCTCTCCCCCGATGGCGGGCAGCTCCTCGCCGCCGTCCCTCGCATCGACAACACGTCGAGCGACACCGACCTCGCCGACGCGATCGGGGCGTTCGCCGATGCCATCAACGGCACGTGGACCGGCCGCACGGCGCCGCGCGTGAGGCTGCTGCCTGCCGAACTGCCCTTCTCGCAGCTTCCTCCGGCTTCCGAGGGTCCCGGCATCCCGGTCGGCATCTCCGAGCACGACCTCGGGCCCGCGTACCTCAACTTCGAGGCGGAACCGCACCTGCTGCTCTTCGGCGACGTCGAGTGCGGCAAGAGCAACTTCCTGCGGGCACTGGCCACCGGCATCATGAACCGGTACAGCCCGGAGGGCGCCCAGATCGCGGTCATCGACTACCGGCGAAGCCTCCTCGGCCTCATTCCCGACGAGTATCTGATCGGCTACTCGACGACCAACAAGATGGTCAAGGAAATGGTCGACGTGACCATCGGCGCGATGCAGAAGCGGCTGCCGGGCGGAAACATCACCCCTGACCAGCTCAAAAAGCGGAGCTGGTGGAAAGGACCAGAGCTGTTCCTGCTGGTCGACGACTTCGACCTCGTCGCGCCCAGTTCGCACGACAACCCGCTCCGCCCGCTGCTCGACTACCTCACCCAGGGCCGTGACATCGGTCTGCACCTCGTGCTGACCCGGCGTTCAGGCGGCGCGGGAAGGGCGATGTTCGATCCCGTAGTTTCACGCATCCGCGATCTCGCTTCTCCTGGCATCATGATGTCGGGGAAGCGGGAGGAGGGCCCGCTGATCGGCAACCGGAGGCCGGAGGAACTGCCGCCGGGCCGAGGCTGGCTGATTACACGTGGCGAAGGGGAACGGCTCGTGCAGTTCGCACATCTACCTCAAGAGGACTGA